AGGCGAAGGGTCGCGGCAGGATCGACCGGATCGATCCGGTCCTTCTCGTAGATCGGCTGGCGGCGGACGATGCCCCACTGACCTTTCCGCTTCTCCTGGAAATCGTAGAACCGCCCGGTGCATACGACGTCGCAGAGCACGTCGTGCACCAAAGCCCGCTGCGAGATCGTCATCTTGGTCTGCGCAATGGCCCGCTCGCCTGCGAGATCGATGCTGGTGCCGCCCAGGAAATGCAGGATGCGCACGCCCTTGGCAAAGCCCTCTTGGCTGACGCGCATGAAGTCCCGTGCCGGCCCCTGAAACCAGGTGGCGGACATCCAGCCGTCTTCGTGCCAGACGGAAGCAAACCGCTCCCAATCGCCTGCATCGCGCCACACCGCCCAGTTCTCGACGAGGTCGCGGATGGCGAGGCGGTCGAGCAGCTGCTGGTCCATGGTGCACGTCTCCAATGTGGGGCGATGCACGAGGTATGAGCGGCGAACGCGATGGGCGTCAAGCGGCCGTGAAAAATCCGGCGTGCCTTGCAGCACGCCGGATTGGGTCACTTGGCGTTGTGCCGGACCGCCCGAGCCTTACGCCGCAGGCGCCTTCGGCGTGCGGTTGCGCGAATTGCGCTGGAAGAACAGCGCCTGGCTCGCCACCGCCGACACCATGGCGGGCTGGAACGGCTTTGAAATCAGGAAGGCCGGCTCCGGGCGTTCGCCGGTGAGGAAGCGCTCCGGATAGGCGGTGATGAACACCACCGGCACCTCGAAGGTGCGGAGCAGCTCGTTGACGGCGTCCAGGCCCGACGAACCGTCGGCAAGCTGGATGTCGGCAAGGATGAGGCCCGGCCGCTTGTTCTTGGCCAGCGCCACCGCATCGGCATGGGTGCGCGCGACGCCGACGACATTGTGGCCGAGATTCTTCACCAGGCTCTCGAGATCCATGGCAATGAAGGTCTCGTCCTCGATGATCAGGACGTCGGTCGCGATCTCCGCCGCCATCTCGCGGCCGGCGGTGTCGGCCAGCCGCCGCGTCTCGGCGACATCGGTCGCGAGAATGTAGGCAACTTCCTCTTCCGAAAACCCTTCGAGCGAGAGCAGCAGGAAAGCCTGCCGCGGCAACGGCGTGATGTTGGACAGCCGCCGCTCCGGCGGCATCGGCAGCGTCGCCACCTCGGCGTCGTCATTGACCGAGACCGAATTCCAGATCTGGGTGAACAGCCGGAACAGGCCGGCGCGCGGCCCGTGGCTCTCTTCGAGCACCGACGGATCTCCCAGCATGGCTTCCAACATGGCTGCGACATAGGCGTCGCCGGAGGCCTGGCTGCCCGTCAGGGCGCGTGCATACCGGCGCAACAACGGCAAGTGTTCAGCAACGAGCTGTGAACGGGACATCCCCACTCCATTCATCATCGGGCCAACCTTGAAGAACCAGGCAATATGAGGGGAGGCCCGGGTTCCCCTGCTGGGGCTGATTACGCCTCAGGATAAGAAAAGTTCCGCAGAGGGGGGAACTTTTTGTCGAACCTGGAATTGAACTCGTCCAGGGAACGGCTCCCGGTTGAGAAAACTTCTCTATTTTGCAGTCACTTAACTCGGGGAAACGTGGAACAGGTCATGAAAGATCTCAAGTCTCAAGCCAGCAAAAGCACGACCCCCGGCAAGGGAGGCCTAACTCCGGAGATTCAATCCCGGATCGGGCACCAACTGCGCGCCATGTACGACGACGTCGTGCGGCAGGGGGTTCCGGACCGGTTCGCGGAACTCATCAAGAAGCTTGATGCGCCCGGAGGTGGATCTCCAAACGAGAATGGGGCTGGGGGCTCCAACGACAACAATGGGAGGGATTAATGCCTCTCACGAACTCCCTGCGTGACGACATCCTCGCGGCCGTGCCGAGCCTGCGCGCGTTCGCGATCTCGCTCAGCGGCAATGCGGACCGCGCCGACGATTTGGTGCAGGAGACGCTGTTGCGCGCGCTCGCCAACATCGACTCGTTTCAGCCCGGCTCCAACCTGCCGGCATGGCTGTTCACGATCCTGCGCAACCTGTTCCGCTCCGACTATCGCAAGCGGCGGCGCGAGGTCGAGGACGCCGAGGGCAACTATGCCAAGACGCTGAAGACACAGCCCTCGCAGAACGCCCATCTCGAGTTCGAGGAGTTTCGCACCGCGCTCGACAAGCTTCCGCAGGACCAGCGCGAAGCCTTGATCCTGGTCGGTGCCTCCGGCTTCTCCTATGAGGATGCGGCCTCGATCTGCGGCTGTGCGGTCGGCACCATCAAGAGCCGCGTCAATCGCGCGCGCTCGAAGCTCGCCGCACTGCTCTATGTCGACGGCGCCGAGGACTTCGGACCCGACGAGACCGTGCGCGCCGTGATCGGCGGCAGCGGCGGATAGCGCGTCAATCGATTGAGGGCGACAGCTGTGAAGGCGGCCGTTTGCGCGGCCGTCTTGGCGCGCGTGCAGGTTATTTCCCGACGAACGTCACCGTGTCGGCGACCGATGCCCGCGAGGTGCGGTAGCTGTTGACCTTATGGGCGTTGTCGGCATAGCCGAACGAGATGCCGCAGACGACACGGCGGTCGTCAGGCAGGTCGAAGTGGCGGCGGATCAGGCCGGAATGTCGCGCCAATGCGGCCTGCGGAATCGTTCCGAGCCCGAGCGCTTGCGCGGCGAGCATGAAATTCGAGACGTAGGCACCGCAATCGATCGCGCCGTAGATGCCGAGCGGCTCGTTGGTGTGAATGATCGCGACATGCGGCGCGCCGAAGAAATTGTAGTTCTCCAGCGCCTGTTTTGCGTAAGCCATCTTGTCGCCTCTGACAATGCCGAGGGTGTTGTAGAGCTGAAAGCCGCTCTCGCGGCGGCGTTCGAGATAGACCCCGACATATTCGCGCGGCGGCGTGAAATCGTAGTCGTCGCCGAGGCCGCCCGAAGCCTCCTTGTAGATCAGCTGGCGGAAGCGCTCCTTGGCCTCGCCGCTGGCGATGATGACCTGCCAGGGCTGGCTGTTGCACCAGGACGCGGTGCGCTGTGCCGTCGTGAGCACATGCTCGATGGTGGCGCGGTCGACCTCTTTCGGCAAGAAAGCGCGAACCGAGTAGCGCTCGTTGAGGAGGTCTTCGAGCACGCCGATGCGGTCGTTCTGGCTTACTTTTGCGTCCATGGATCAGCTCGCTCTTCGTAGGGTGGGTTATCACCGCCCCTTGGTCGGGATCTTGTTATACGGCAAGTCCTTGTCGACACGGATGTCGCCCGGCAGGCCCAGCACGCGCTCGGCGATGATGTTGCGCAGGATCTCGTCGGTGCCGCCGGCAATGCGCATCCCGGGAGAGGACAGCAGCATCTGCTGAAATTGGCCCTGGACGGTTTCCTCCGCATCCCCGGTGAGCAACCCGGCAGCGCCCTGGAGATCCATCGCGTAAGTCGCGATATCCTGCAGCATCACGCCCGACACCAGCTTGCCAATGGAGTTTTCGGGGCCGGGACGCTCGCCCTTCGACAGTGCCGAGATCGCACGGTAGCTCGTGTATTTCAGCCCGCTCGACTTCACCGCCCAGCTCGCAAGCTTTGAGCGCACGGCCGGATCGTCGATCGCAAGCCCGTCCTCCAGCATCAGGTTCGAGCAGAAGTCGAACAGCTCAGGCACACCGGTTGCAAGCCGCGCACCGATCGACATGCGCTCGTTCATCAGCGTGGTCAGCGATACGCTCCAGCCTTCGCCGATCGCGCCGAGACGCTGGCTGTCTGGGATCACGACGTCGGTGAAATAGACTTCGTTGAACTCCTGCATGCCGTTGGCCTGCTTGATCGGCCGAACCTCGACGCCTTTGCTCTTCATGTCCAGGAAGAACATGGTGAGGCCCTTGTGCTTGGGCACACCAGGATCGGTGCGGGTGATCAGGAGGCCGTAGTCGGAGTAATGCGCACCGGAGGTCCAGATCTTCTGGCCGTTGATGACCCAATTGTCACCCTGCTTTTCCGCGCGCGTGCGAAGGCCCGCGACATCGGAGCCGCCGGCGGGCTCGGAGAACAACTGGCACCAGATTTCCTCGCCGGAGGCGAGCTTCGGCAGATAGCGACGCTTATGCTCCTCGCTGCCCCAGGCCATCACGGTCGGGCCGCACATACCCTCACCGATCTGGAACGGCTGGGTCAACTTGCCGTAGACGCCCTCCTCCTGCTGCCAGATCACCTTCTCGATCGGCGTGGCGCCACGGCCACCATATTCCTTCGGCCAATGCAGGCAGGCCCAATTGCCGTCCGACTTCTTCTTCTGCCAGGCCTTGCCGACCTCGACCATGTCGTGCTTCGCAAGCCTGATGCGGCCGAGCGAGGATTTTGACAACTCCTCCTCGAGTTCTTTCGGCGCGTTGGCGGCAACCCATTTGCGCGCGGTCTCGCGGAATGCGGCTTCCTGCGGGGTGTCGTCGAAATTCATGGCGGACCTCTCAAATGCTTGCTCGGTGCGTAGGGTGGGTCCGCGAAGCGTAACCCACCGCTTCTGCTGACGCGGGGACGAAAGAGGTGGGTTACGCCTTCGGCTAACCCACCCTGCGAACTTATCTTCCCTTGGTCGGGATCTTGTTGAACGGCACGTCCTTGTCGACCCTGATGTCGCCGGGCAGGCCCAGCACCCGCTCGGCGATGATGTTGCGCATGATCTCGTCGGTGCCGCCTTCGACGCGCGTACCGGGCGCGCGCAACAGCATCGCCTGGAAGCGGCCGGCCAGTTCGGCATCTTCACCGCTAACGACGCCGGCTGCACCTTGCAGATCCAGCGCGTAGGTCGCGACGTCCTGGATCATCGAGCCCGCCACCAGTTTACCGATGGAATTTTCGGGCCCCGGCCGCTCGCCCCTCGACAGCGCGGAGATCGCGCGCATGCTGGTGTATTTCAGCCCGCTCGCCTTCACTGCCCAGTTCGCGAGCTTCGAGCGCACCGCGCGATCCTCGATCGCCGGACCATCGTCGAGCATCAAGCTCGAGCAATATTCGAACAGCTCCGGGAAGCCGGTCGAGACGGCGGCGCCGATCGCGCTGCGCTCGTTCATCAACGTGGTCAGCGAGACATTCCAGCCGTCACCGACCTCGCCGAGGCGCTGATGATCGGGGATGCGGACATTGGTGAAATAGACCTCGTTGAAGTCGGAGGCGCCGCTCGCCTGCTTGATGGGCCGCACCTCGACGCCCGGGCTCTTCATGTCCAGGAAGAACATTGTGAGGCCCTTGTGCTTGGGCACGGTCGGATCGGTACGGGTCAGCAGGATGCCGTAGTCGGAATAATGCGCGCCCGAGGTCCAGATCTTCTGGCCGTTGATGACCCAGTCGTCGCCATCCTTCTCGGCACGTGTGCGCAAGCCCGCAAGGTCCGAGCCGCCGGCGGGTTCGGAGAACAGCTGGCACCAGACCTTCTCGCCAGAGGCGAGCGGCGGCAGATAGGTGCGCTTATGCTCCTCGCGCGCGAACGCCATCATGGTTGGCCCGCACATGCCGTGGCCGATGATGAACATGCGGGAGAGCTGGCCGAACGGGCCCTCTTCCTGCTGCCAGATCACGCGCTCGATCGGCGACGAGCCGCGACCGCCATACTCCTTTGGCCAGTGCAGGCAGGCCCAGCCGGCATCGGCCTTCTTCTTCTGCCAGGCCTTTGCGACATCGAGAATGTCAGCGTTCTTCAGCGCCGTGCGGCCGAGCGAGGATTTGCGCAGATCCTCCTCATATTGCTTGGGTGCGTTGGCGCCGATCCAGGCGCGCGCGATAGCGCGGAATTCGGCTTCCTGCGGGGTGTCGTCGAAGTTCATATGCGTGCCCTTCGCTTACGCCGCGTTCTTCTTGCGCATGCGGTCGATCAGCTGGTCCTCCCAATAGGACAGGCTGCCGAGCCCGAGCGCCATCGCGTTGGCGCGGCGGTAGTACATGTGGCAGTCGAACTCCCAGGTGAAGCCCATGCCGCCGTGAACCTGGATGTTGTTCTTGGCGCAGTGCTGGAACGCCTGCGTCGCGCTGATGCGTGCGGCCGCGGCCGCTTCCGGCAGCTCGGCCGCGTTGGTCGAGAGCGCCCAGGCACCGTAATAGCTGTTGGAGCGCGCCAGCGTTGCCGAGACATACATGTCGGCGAGCATGTGCTTGACCGCCTGGAACGAGCCGATCTGTCGACCGAAGGCGATGCGGTCGAGCGCGTAGTCGCGGCCCATTTCCAGCGCACGGTCGGAGCCGCCGACCTGCTCGAAGGCACAGAGCACCGCGGCACGGTCGAGCACCTGCGTGAGAATGCTCCAGCCTTCGCCGGCGGCACCGAGCGGTTCGGCCTTGCAATCCTTGAAAATGATCTCGGCCTGCCCGCGAGTCGGATCGAGATTGGTAAGACTCTTCACCTCGACGCCGCCGGCCTTGAGATCGACCAGGAACAGCGAGATGTCGCTGTCGCGCCCGCTCGATCCGGTGCGCGCCGCAACCACGGCAAAGTCGGCGATTGTGCCATCGGCCACCGGCTTCTTGACGCCGTTGAGGACGCCATTGGCGGCCGCGAGCTTGACGTTCTTCGGCGCCGGGTTGCCCTTGCCTTCGAACAGCGCCAGCGTGCCGATCGCATCGCCCGAGGCGATTGCGGGCAGCCACTTCTTCTTCTGCGCGGCGCTGCCCGCGATCAGCAGCGCTTCGGCAGCAAGATAGACGGTCGAAGAGAACGGTACCGGTGCATTGGCGCGGCCCATCTCTTCCGCGATCACGCAGAGCTCGAGATGACCGGCACCGGCGCCGCCGAAATCTTCGGGGATCGCGACGCCGAGAAAACCCATCTCGGCGAGGCCCTTCCAGAGCTCCTTGTCATAGGGCGCCTTGCCGTCGAGCACGACGCGCACCGCCTTCGGCGAGCACTTCTCGGCGAGGAATTTGCGCGCCTGGTCGCGAAGCTGCTTCTGGTCGTCGGAGAAATCGAAGTTCATGGCGGCTTACCTTTGTTTATTCGTTGTCATTTATTGAGCCCGTCATTCCGGAGCGCGACGAAGTCGCGAGCCCGGAATCCATAACCACGAGCCGGGGTTATGGATTCCGGGCCGGCGCCTAGCGGCGCATCCCGGAATGACGAGGTGAGGGAGGGGCGCTTCATCGCAGCACGATCACGTCCTGGTCCGGTCTATCCGAATAAAGCCGCTCCACCAGCGCCGCACGGCGTTCCAGGCCGGCGCGCTGGTTGATGTAACCCTTGTCGGTGAGCTCGTTGCCGTCGATCGAGGGCGGCTCGGCCATCAGCATTGCGCGGGCGATGATGCGGCTGCTGGCGCCTTCGCATTCCTTGTTGTGGGCCTGGAGCCCGCGCTCGAAGCAGGCGATCACTTCGGGATGCTTCACTGCGTCCTCGAAGCTGAGATCGGGATTGCCGACCAGCTGACGGCAGGCATGCAAATTGGGCCAGGCCAGCAGGCCGATGAAGGCGCGATCCTGACCCGCGACCAGGGCGTCATGCACGACGGGTGTCGCGGCCGCAATCGCATCAGTGCGGAGCGAACCGACATGCACGAAGGTGCCGGTCGTGAGCTTGAAGTCCTCGACGACGCGGCCGGCAAAGATGATGCCCTTCACCGGATCGGCATCGTCGACGAAGATGCCGGCGTCGCCGATGCAGTAAAAACCTTCTTCGTCGAACATCTTCTTGGTCAAGTCAGGCTGCCCAAAGTAGCCGGGCGTGACGTTGACACCGCGCAGGCGCAGCTCGTATTTCGATCCGCACGGCACCATCTTCAACTCGACGCCGGGGAACGGCAGGCCGATCAGGCCGACGCGCTCGGTGT
The genomic region above belongs to Bradyrhizobium sp. CCBAU 53338 and contains:
- a CDS encoding nuclear transport factor 2 family protein, producing MDQQLLDRLAIRDLVENWAVWRDAGDWERFASVWHEDGWMSATWFQGPARDFMRVSQEGFAKGVRILHFLGGTSIDLAGERAIAQTKMTISQRALVHDVLCDVVCTGRFYDFQEKRKGQWGIVRRQPIYEKDRIDPVDPAATLRLDQQALAALPEGYRHLAYMQELIGYKVKRDMPGLIGAEVEKLYAEGREWLAGKTR
- a CDS encoding response regulator; amino-acid sequence: MSRSQLVAEHLPLLRRYARALTGSQASGDAYVAAMLEAMLGDPSVLEESHGPRAGLFRLFTQIWNSVSVNDDAEVATLPMPPERRLSNITPLPRQAFLLLSLEGFSEEEVAYILATDVAETRRLADTAGREMAAEIATDVLIIEDETFIAMDLESLVKNLGHNVVGVARTHADAVALAKNKRPGLILADIQLADGSSGLDAVNELLRTFEVPVVFITAYPERFLTGERPEPAFLISKPFQPAMVSAVASQALFFQRNSRNRTPKAPAA
- a CDS encoding NepR family anti-sigma factor, coding for MKDLKSQASKSTTPGKGGLTPEIQSRIGHQLRAMYDDVVRQGVPDRFAELIKKLDAPGGGSPNENGAGGSNDNNGRD
- a CDS encoding sigma-70 family RNA polymerase sigma factor — its product is MPLTNSLRDDILAAVPSLRAFAISLSGNADRADDLVQETLLRALANIDSFQPGSNLPAWLFTILRNLFRSDYRKRRREVEDAEGNYAKTLKTQPSQNAHLEFEEFRTALDKLPQDQREALILVGASGFSYEDAASICGCAVGTIKSRVNRARSKLAALLYVDGAEDFGPDETVRAVIGGSGG
- a CDS encoding nitroreductase — its product is MDAKVSQNDRIGVLEDLLNERYSVRAFLPKEVDRATIEHVLTTAQRTASWCNSQPWQVIIASGEAKERFRQLIYKEASGGLGDDYDFTPPREYVGVYLERRRESGFQLYNTLGIVRGDKMAYAKQALENYNFFGAPHVAIIHTNEPLGIYGAIDCGAYVSNFMLAAQALGLGTIPQAALARHSGLIRRHFDLPDDRRVVCGISFGYADNAHKVNSYRTSRASVADTVTFVGK
- a CDS encoding acyl-CoA dehydrogenase, with the translated sequence MNFDDTPQEAAFRETARKWVAANAPKELEEELSKSSLGRIRLAKHDMVEVGKAWQKKKSDGNWACLHWPKEYGGRGATPIEKVIWQQEEGVYGKLTQPFQIGEGMCGPTVMAWGSEEHKRRYLPKLASGEEIWCQLFSEPAGGSDVAGLRTRAEKQGDNWVINGQKIWTSGAHYSDYGLLITRTDPGVPKHKGLTMFFLDMKSKGVEVRPIKQANGMQEFNEVYFTDVVIPDSQRLGAIGEGWSVSLTTLMNERMSIGARLATGVPELFDFCSNLMLEDGLAIDDPAVRSKLASWAVKSSGLKYTSYRAISALSKGERPGPENSIGKLVSGVMLQDIATYAMDLQGAAGLLTGDAEETVQGQFQQMLLSSPGMRIAGGTDEILRNIIAERVLGLPGDIRVDKDLPYNKIPTKGR
- a CDS encoding acyl-CoA dehydrogenase yields the protein MNFDDTPQEAEFRAIARAWIGANAPKQYEEDLRKSSLGRTALKNADILDVAKAWQKKKADAGWACLHWPKEYGGRGSSPIERVIWQQEEGPFGQLSRMFIIGHGMCGPTMMAFAREEHKRTYLPPLASGEKVWCQLFSEPAGGSDLAGLRTRAEKDGDDWVINGQKIWTSGAHYSDYGILLTRTDPTVPKHKGLTMFFLDMKSPGVEVRPIKQASGASDFNEVYFTNVRIPDHQRLGEVGDGWNVSLTTLMNERSAIGAAVSTGFPELFEYCSSLMLDDGPAIEDRAVRSKLANWAVKASGLKYTSMRAISALSRGERPGPENSIGKLVAGSMIQDVATYALDLQGAAGVVSGEDAELAGRFQAMLLRAPGTRVEGGTDEIMRNIIAERVLGLPGDIRVDKDVPFNKIPTKGR
- a CDS encoding acyl-CoA dehydrogenase family protein, giving the protein MNFDFSDDQKQLRDQARKFLAEKCSPKAVRVVLDGKAPYDKELWKGLAEMGFLGVAIPEDFGGAGAGHLELCVIAEEMGRANAPVPFSSTVYLAAEALLIAGSAAQKKKWLPAIASGDAIGTLALFEGKGNPAPKNVKLAAANGVLNGVKKPVADGTIADFAVVAARTGSSGRDSDISLFLVDLKAGGVEVKSLTNLDPTRGQAEIIFKDCKAEPLGAAGEGWSILTQVLDRAAVLCAFEQVGGSDRALEMGRDYALDRIAFGRQIGSFQAVKHMLADMYVSATLARSNSYYGAWALSTNAAELPEAAAAARISATQAFQHCAKNNIQVHGGMGFTWEFDCHMYYRRANAMALGLGSLSYWEDQLIDRMRKKNAA